From Monomorium pharaonis isolate MP-MQ-018 chromosome 9, ASM1337386v2, whole genome shotgun sequence, the proteins below share one genomic window:
- the LOC105834598 gene encoding coiled-coil domain-containing protein 186 isoform X1, with amino-acid sequence MGENSEPFRDETNLVEYDRVDLPVGHDVRSLEGMTTQDSISQVQSDYHESNTFESKSILALLRKNDGEVKSICSTDNMDSYITFEEDKSITDVPNIKLQTCQLSSSESRLLYDTESLCHSLSSHCTSASLPAISFSDSHLVRNKVNAFEKNVYTQGNVAMTCTEEKTLFNRLNEIKDSSDLQHSTNENIFKARQHNPTEDKDDKNYLKDQVVESSIAETKQSCEETIDSRTNNKATNERSQAEMNVSKKNILHSSILTLGTNARDLVSRPTLADDSKLVKMSLLTNPINIMQSNVQILNKSRNFLNFITEKSTNIMEKALLPQHLAMKYNHVLKSIENDTVGFCTGNESSFIDVTSRLDIDSATNRSDTSCMIIKQNHESESNLNSVTNNEKEINLSACMKESKTYDDSGGQLLRNSDLDNEIVSDEKNHVLKNNDFDRLDCDVIHDQIRRDVLSTETNKNNESYDVAYKEDSFGIDTLANLNILKHNSLEHPAYLTLLEDYTSLKLKHLKLLEKMEYLKNLNQSSNFCQESRTNADALTSQVKNLEKTVHKLTVDLNESLDMQEALKKECIVVNREKEDMIMKYVTSEKQLIDTQRARDSTERKVKELLKDLELVQSKLRQTQGERTRICSILDGKCREVTDLQKEIENLKEDVKSKEIKLKWTQTKLKTEMESQKDTQHKLDKALMKINDMKEECEQIRRETQESFRKFQQSEENKAVTLDQQLKEHQARLILERHVTEDKETLRLQLQKELEIFKSKQQNLLEENKKLSLKIQESEKICLNHENDLSNLRIVADQRQQQIVELLDKVSQLETLKVQLQHEENRVVSTEAKLQQLQFINEELQSDMQACRQKEADMLDFTQKLTDTNVRLQSEFITIQAKANYLESEQGPLRDCINQLTNKVKTLEEELMQERKKRREECEILAKHLAEQTQLAQNFAQKLEDSQGENAVLKRKDQTFIKEMTRELQQCRRKLEMYETTSPSNSLDIASRTGSNTSLAGDTSNGALSDNNANSDQINSIELNKQVLMDRIIKLQNINVKRAEKLDFLKEHTQTLLEDIQKKEKIIQYYILHQNFGALTCNERDRHKHIKNRRGTAELARRGGIMASVYNHKVSDENMTLELSLEINQKLQAVLEDALLKNIILKDNIDTLGKEIASLTMQNQRKQIDK; translated from the exons ATGGGCGAAAATTCGGAGCCCTTTAGGGATGAGACGAATCTCGTGGAATATGACCGGGTCGACTTGCCCGTAGGACACGACGTTCGTTCGCTTGAAG GAATGACAACACAGGATAGTATATCGCAAGTTCAAAGTGATTATCATGAAAGCAACACATTTGAAAGTAAAAGCATTTTGGCATTATTAAGGAAGAATGATGGAGAAGTAAAATCAATTTGTTCTACAGATAACATGGACTCGTACATTACTTTTGAGGAGGATAAATCTATTACTGACGTTCCTAATATAAAACTTCAGACTTGCCAGTTGTCTAGTAGCGAGAGTCGGCTCTTGTACGATACTGAATCTCTTTGCCATTCACTGTCGTCCCATTGTACGAGTGCTTCATTACCCGCGATATCATTTTCGGATTCACACTTAGTCAGAAACAAAGTTAACGCGTTTGAAAAGAATGTATATACACAGGGCAATGTAGCAATGACTTGCACCGAAGAAAAGACGTTGTTTAATCGATTAAACGAAATAAAAGATTCTTCTGATTTGCAACATTCCacgaatgaaaatatttttaaagcacGTCAGCATAATCCGACGGAAGATAAAgacgataaaaattatcttaaagaTCAGGTTGTTGAGAGTAGTATAGCTGAAACGAAACAATCTTGTGAAGAAACGATAGATTCACGAACGAATAATAAGGCTACGAACGAACGAAGTCAAGCTGAAATGAATGTATCTAAAAAGAACATATTGCATTCTTCAATTCTGACACTAGGTACTAACGCACGAGATCTGGTATCACGGCCGACTTTAGCTGATGATAGTAAACTGGTAAAAATGTCTCTTTTGACGAATCCGATAAATATAATGCAGTCGAACGttcagattttaaataaaagccgtaactttttaaactttatcaCGGAAAAGTCGACGAACATTATGGAAAAGGCTCTGCTGCCACAGCATTTGGCAATGAAATACAATCACGTATTGAAATCCATTGAGAACGATACTGTGGGGTTTTGTACTGGTAACGAATCTTCCTTCATTGATGTGACGTCCAGATTAGATATAGACTCGGCGACAAATCGAAGTGATACAAGTTGTAtgattataaaacaaaatcacGAGAGTGAGAGTAACTTGAATAGCGTGACAAACAAtgagaaggaaataaatctgTCTGCGTGTATGAAAGAAAGTAAAACGTACGATGACTCTGGAGGACAGCTGTTACGTAATAGCGATCTTGACAATGAAATAGTATCGGACGAGAAAAATCATGTACttaaaaacaatgattttgACAGATTAGATTGTGATGTAATTCATGATCAAATAAGACGCGACGTATTGTCCACAgaaacgaataaaaataacgagTCATATGACGTCGCGTATAAAGAAGATTCGTTTGGTATTGATACTTTGgcgaatttaaatattttaaaacacaacTCTTTGGAACATCCAGCTTATCTTACCTTATTGGAGGATTACACCAGTTTAAAGCTCAAGCACTTAAAGCTACTGGAGAAaatggaatatttaaaaaacttgaatcAATCGAGTAACTTTTGTCAAGAGTCCAGAACAAATGCGGATGCACTTACCTCGCAAGTGAAAAACTTGGAAAAGACTGTACATAAATTAACAGTCGATCTGAATGAGTCACTGGATATGCAGGAGGCTCTGAAGAAGGAGTGCATCGTGGTTAATAGAGAAAAGGAGGATATGATTATGAAATACGTAACCAGCGAGAAACAGTTAATTGATACACAAAG AGCGAGAGATTCTACAGAACGTAAAGTTAAAGAACTCTTAAAGGATCTAGAATTAGTGCAAAGCAAATTACGCCAAACGCAGGGTGAACGCACGAGAATATGTAGTATCTTGGATGGAAAATGTCGTGAGGTAACTGATCTTCAAAAGGAGATAGAAAACTTGAAGGAGGATGTTAAATCAAAGGAGATCAAACTAAaatggacacagaccaaacttAAAACCGAAATGGAGTCGCAAAAGGATACTCAACATAAATTAGACAAAGCTCtg ATGAAGATAAATGATATGAAAGAGGAATGCGAGCAAATACGTCGCGAAACGCAAGAATCGTTTCGTAAATTTCAGCAATCCGAGGAGAATAAAGCTGTGACGTTGGACCAACAACTGAAAGAGCATCAAGCACGTTTGATTTTGGAAAGGCATGTTACGGAGGATAAGGAAACACTGAGGCTTCAGTTGCAAAAGGAGTTGGAAATATTCAAGTCCAAGCaacaaaatttacttgaagaaaataaaaagctaaGTCTAAAGATACAAGAATCAGAGAAGATTTGTTTAAATCATGAAAATGATTTAAGTAATTTGAGGATCGTCGCAGATCAGCGTCAGCAACAAATCGTCGAATTATTAGACAAAGTCTCCCAGTTAGAAACATTAAAAGTACAATTGCAACa tgAAGAAAATCGTGTAGTATCGACCGAAGCAAAATTGCAgcaattgcaatttattaatgaggAACTGCAATCTGATATGCAAGCGTGCCGTCAGAAAGAGGCAGATATGTTAGATTTTACACAAAAGTTAACGGACACGAATGTACGTCTTCAATCGGAGTTTATTACGATTCAAGCAAAGGCGAATTATCTTGAATCCGAACAAGGACCCCTACGTGATTGCATCAACCAATTGACCAATAAGGTTAAAACTTTAGAGGAAGAACTGATGCAAGAACGAAAAAAACGAAGAGAAGAGTGCGAGATTCTAGCTAAGCATCTCGCCGAGCAGACTCAACTCGCGCAGAACTTCGCTCAAAAGCTGGAAGACAGTCAGGGTGAAAATGCAGTATTAAAGAGGAAGGATCAGACTTTTATAAAGGAAATGACACGAGAATTGCAACAATGTCGTAGAAAATTGGAAATGTACGAAACTACGTCTCCTAGTAATTCATTGGACATTGCATCTAGAACAGGATCTAACACTTCCTTAGCAG gtGATACATCAAACGGTGCCTTATCAGATAACAACGCTAATAGTGATCAAATTAATTCTATAGAACTTAATAAGCAAGTACTAATGGATCGCATCATCAagctacaaaatataaatgtaaaaagggCTGAAAAGTTAGATTTCTTAAAAGAACACACGCAAACATTACTTGAAGAcatacagaaaaaagaaaaaataatacaatattatattttacatcaaaaCTTTGGGGCTTTGACATGTAACGAAAGAGATAGACACAAg CATATCAAAAACAGAAGAGGCACA gCGGAATTGGCACGACGCGGAGGTATAATGGCATCCGTTTACAATCATAAAGTTTCGGATGAGAATATGACTCTAGAACTTTCTTTAGAAATAAACCAAAAATTACAAGCGGTTCTTGAAGAcgcgttattaaaaaatatcattttaaag gaCAATATTGATACATTAGGTAAAGAAATAGCTAGTTTAACAATGCAGAATCAGCGAaaacaaattgataaatag
- the LOC105834598 gene encoding coiled-coil domain-containing protein 186 isoform X2 — MGENSEPFRDETNLVEYDRVDLPVGHDVRSLEGMTTQDSISQVQSDYHESNTFESKSILALLRKNDGEVKSICSTDNMDSYITFEEDKSITDVPNIKLQTCQLSSSESRLLYDTESLCHSLSSHCTSASLPAISFSDSHLVRNKVNAFEKNVYTQGNVAMTCTEEKTLFNRLNEIKDSSDLQHSTNENIFKARQHNPTEDKDDKNYLKDQVVESSIAETKQSCEETIDSRTNNKATNERSQAEMNVSKKNILHSSILTLGTNARDLVSRPTLADDSKLVKMSLLTNPINIMQSNVQILNKSRNFLNFITEKSTNIMEKALLPQHLAMKYNHVLKSIENDTVGFCTGNESSFIDVTSRLDIDSATNRSDTSCMIIKQNHESESNLNSVTNNEKEINLSACMKESKTYDDSGGQLLRNSDLDNEIVSDEKNHVLKNNDFDRLDCDVIHDQIRRDVLSTETNKNNESYDVAYKEDSFGIDTLANLNILKHNSLEHPAYLTLLEDYTSLKLKHLKLLEKMEYLKNLNQSSNFCQESRTNADALTSQVKNLEKTVHKLTVDLNESLDMQEALKKECIVVNREKEDMIMKYVTSEKQLIDTQRARDSTERKVKELLKDLELVQSKLRQTQGERTRICSILDGKCREVTDLQKEIENLKEDVKSKEIKLKWTQTKLKTEMESQKDTQHKLDKALMKINDMKEECEQIRRETQESFRKFQQSEENKAVTLDQQLKEHQARLILERHVTEDKETLRLQLQKELEIFKSKQQNLLEENKKLSLKIQESEKICLNHENDLSNLRIVADQRQQQIVELLDKVSQLETLKVQLQHEENRVVSTEAKLQQLQFINEELQSDMQACRQKEADMLDFTQKLTDTNVRLQSEFITIQAKANYLESEQGPLRDCINQLTNKVKTLEEELMQERKKRREECEILAKHLAEQTQLAQNFAQKLEDSQGENAVLKRKDQTFIKEMTRELQQCRRKLEMYETTSPSNSLDIASRTGSNTSLAGDTSNGALSDNNANSDQINSIELNKQVLMDRIIKLQNINVKRAEKLDFLKEHTQTLLEDIQKKEKIIQYYILHQNFGALTCNERDRHKAELARRGGIMASVYNHKVSDENMTLELSLEINQKLQAVLEDALLKNIILKDNIDTLGKEIASLTMQNQRKQIDK, encoded by the exons ATGGGCGAAAATTCGGAGCCCTTTAGGGATGAGACGAATCTCGTGGAATATGACCGGGTCGACTTGCCCGTAGGACACGACGTTCGTTCGCTTGAAG GAATGACAACACAGGATAGTATATCGCAAGTTCAAAGTGATTATCATGAAAGCAACACATTTGAAAGTAAAAGCATTTTGGCATTATTAAGGAAGAATGATGGAGAAGTAAAATCAATTTGTTCTACAGATAACATGGACTCGTACATTACTTTTGAGGAGGATAAATCTATTACTGACGTTCCTAATATAAAACTTCAGACTTGCCAGTTGTCTAGTAGCGAGAGTCGGCTCTTGTACGATACTGAATCTCTTTGCCATTCACTGTCGTCCCATTGTACGAGTGCTTCATTACCCGCGATATCATTTTCGGATTCACACTTAGTCAGAAACAAAGTTAACGCGTTTGAAAAGAATGTATATACACAGGGCAATGTAGCAATGACTTGCACCGAAGAAAAGACGTTGTTTAATCGATTAAACGAAATAAAAGATTCTTCTGATTTGCAACATTCCacgaatgaaaatatttttaaagcacGTCAGCATAATCCGACGGAAGATAAAgacgataaaaattatcttaaagaTCAGGTTGTTGAGAGTAGTATAGCTGAAACGAAACAATCTTGTGAAGAAACGATAGATTCACGAACGAATAATAAGGCTACGAACGAACGAAGTCAAGCTGAAATGAATGTATCTAAAAAGAACATATTGCATTCTTCAATTCTGACACTAGGTACTAACGCACGAGATCTGGTATCACGGCCGACTTTAGCTGATGATAGTAAACTGGTAAAAATGTCTCTTTTGACGAATCCGATAAATATAATGCAGTCGAACGttcagattttaaataaaagccgtaactttttaaactttatcaCGGAAAAGTCGACGAACATTATGGAAAAGGCTCTGCTGCCACAGCATTTGGCAATGAAATACAATCACGTATTGAAATCCATTGAGAACGATACTGTGGGGTTTTGTACTGGTAACGAATCTTCCTTCATTGATGTGACGTCCAGATTAGATATAGACTCGGCGACAAATCGAAGTGATACAAGTTGTAtgattataaaacaaaatcacGAGAGTGAGAGTAACTTGAATAGCGTGACAAACAAtgagaaggaaataaatctgTCTGCGTGTATGAAAGAAAGTAAAACGTACGATGACTCTGGAGGACAGCTGTTACGTAATAGCGATCTTGACAATGAAATAGTATCGGACGAGAAAAATCATGTACttaaaaacaatgattttgACAGATTAGATTGTGATGTAATTCATGATCAAATAAGACGCGACGTATTGTCCACAgaaacgaataaaaataacgagTCATATGACGTCGCGTATAAAGAAGATTCGTTTGGTATTGATACTTTGgcgaatttaaatattttaaaacacaacTCTTTGGAACATCCAGCTTATCTTACCTTATTGGAGGATTACACCAGTTTAAAGCTCAAGCACTTAAAGCTACTGGAGAAaatggaatatttaaaaaacttgaatcAATCGAGTAACTTTTGTCAAGAGTCCAGAACAAATGCGGATGCACTTACCTCGCAAGTGAAAAACTTGGAAAAGACTGTACATAAATTAACAGTCGATCTGAATGAGTCACTGGATATGCAGGAGGCTCTGAAGAAGGAGTGCATCGTGGTTAATAGAGAAAAGGAGGATATGATTATGAAATACGTAACCAGCGAGAAACAGTTAATTGATACACAAAG AGCGAGAGATTCTACAGAACGTAAAGTTAAAGAACTCTTAAAGGATCTAGAATTAGTGCAAAGCAAATTACGCCAAACGCAGGGTGAACGCACGAGAATATGTAGTATCTTGGATGGAAAATGTCGTGAGGTAACTGATCTTCAAAAGGAGATAGAAAACTTGAAGGAGGATGTTAAATCAAAGGAGATCAAACTAAaatggacacagaccaaacttAAAACCGAAATGGAGTCGCAAAAGGATACTCAACATAAATTAGACAAAGCTCtg ATGAAGATAAATGATATGAAAGAGGAATGCGAGCAAATACGTCGCGAAACGCAAGAATCGTTTCGTAAATTTCAGCAATCCGAGGAGAATAAAGCTGTGACGTTGGACCAACAACTGAAAGAGCATCAAGCACGTTTGATTTTGGAAAGGCATGTTACGGAGGATAAGGAAACACTGAGGCTTCAGTTGCAAAAGGAGTTGGAAATATTCAAGTCCAAGCaacaaaatttacttgaagaaaataaaaagctaaGTCTAAAGATACAAGAATCAGAGAAGATTTGTTTAAATCATGAAAATGATTTAAGTAATTTGAGGATCGTCGCAGATCAGCGTCAGCAACAAATCGTCGAATTATTAGACAAAGTCTCCCAGTTAGAAACATTAAAAGTACAATTGCAACa tgAAGAAAATCGTGTAGTATCGACCGAAGCAAAATTGCAgcaattgcaatttattaatgaggAACTGCAATCTGATATGCAAGCGTGCCGTCAGAAAGAGGCAGATATGTTAGATTTTACACAAAAGTTAACGGACACGAATGTACGTCTTCAATCGGAGTTTATTACGATTCAAGCAAAGGCGAATTATCTTGAATCCGAACAAGGACCCCTACGTGATTGCATCAACCAATTGACCAATAAGGTTAAAACTTTAGAGGAAGAACTGATGCAAGAACGAAAAAAACGAAGAGAAGAGTGCGAGATTCTAGCTAAGCATCTCGCCGAGCAGACTCAACTCGCGCAGAACTTCGCTCAAAAGCTGGAAGACAGTCAGGGTGAAAATGCAGTATTAAAGAGGAAGGATCAGACTTTTATAAAGGAAATGACACGAGAATTGCAACAATGTCGTAGAAAATTGGAAATGTACGAAACTACGTCTCCTAGTAATTCATTGGACATTGCATCTAGAACAGGATCTAACACTTCCTTAGCAG gtGATACATCAAACGGTGCCTTATCAGATAACAACGCTAATAGTGATCAAATTAATTCTATAGAACTTAATAAGCAAGTACTAATGGATCGCATCATCAagctacaaaatataaatgtaaaaagggCTGAAAAGTTAGATTTCTTAAAAGAACACACGCAAACATTACTTGAAGAcatacagaaaaaagaaaaaataatacaatattatattttacatcaaaaCTTTGGGGCTTTGACATGTAACGAAAGAGATAGACACAAg gCGGAATTGGCACGACGCGGAGGTATAATGGCATCCGTTTACAATCATAAAGTTTCGGATGAGAATATGACTCTAGAACTTTCTTTAGAAATAAACCAAAAATTACAAGCGGTTCTTGAAGAcgcgttattaaaaaatatcattttaaag gaCAATATTGATACATTAGGTAAAGAAATAGCTAGTTTAACAATGCAGAATCAGCGAaaacaaattgataaatag